A part of Ignavibacteriales bacterium genomic DNA contains:
- the pheS gene encoding phenylalanine--tRNA ligase subunit alpha, giving the protein MKNKITSLLNQFDEDTSAIKDLKHLEEIKIKYLSRSGLVSNLFNELKTISKEEKPEAGKLLNELRNKVEVSLSSLKNNLESKTESISEKIDLTLPGKNRIIGSKHLLTQTLDEIKSIFKSIGFSVFEGPELESDYYNFEALNFPFDHPARDMQDTFFLSKDYLLRTHTSPVQIRVMESMQPPVRAIMPGRVYRNEAVSARSYCMFHQVEGLYVDTNVTFAELKGTLVAFAKQFYGEDLKYRFRPSFFPFTEPSAEMDITCYLCNGHGCKICKNSGWLEILGCGMVDPNVFKHVGYDPEKYSGYAFGMGIERTALLKYGISDIRIFFENDIRFLKQF; this is encoded by the coding sequence ATGAAGAATAAAATTACATCTCTCCTCAATCAATTTGACGAAGATACTTCCGCCATTAAAGACCTTAAACACCTCGAAGAAATAAAAATAAAATATCTAAGCCGCAGCGGATTAGTTTCAAATTTATTTAATGAATTAAAAACTATTTCTAAAGAAGAAAAACCTGAAGCGGGTAAATTACTTAACGAACTTAGAAACAAAGTTGAAGTTTCCTTATCAAGCTTAAAAAATAATCTCGAATCAAAAACTGAAAGCATTTCGGAGAAAATTGATCTTACTCTTCCCGGCAAGAATAGAATCATCGGCAGTAAACATTTACTTACTCAAACTCTCGATGAAATAAAATCTATTTTCAAAAGTATTGGATTTTCTGTTTTTGAAGGTCCTGAATTAGAATCAGATTACTACAATTTTGAAGCATTAAATTTTCCTTTCGATCATCCGGCAAGGGATATGCAGGACACATTCTTTTTAAGCAAAGATTATTTGCTTCGCACTCACACATCGCCTGTACAGATACGTGTTATGGAATCTATGCAGCCCCCCGTAAGAGCAATTATGCCGGGAAGGGTCTATCGCAATGAAGCTGTCAGCGCAAGAAGCTATTGCATGTTTCATCAGGTGGAAGGATTGTATGTTGATACAAATGTTACTTTTGCTGAATTGAAAGGCACGCTCGTCGCATTCGCAAAACAGTTTTACGGTGAAGATTTAAAGTATCGTTTCAGACCGAGCTTTTTTCCTTTCACCGAACCAAGTGCTGAGATGGATATTACATGTTATTTATGTAATGGGCATGGGTGTAAGATTTGTAAGAACAGTGGCTGGTTAGAAATATTAGGCTGCGGAATGGTTGATCCGAATGTATTTAAACACGTTGGTTATGATCCCGAAAAATATTCCGGTTATGCCTTTGGAATGGGTATCGAAAGAACAGCATTATTGAAATATGGCATTTCCGATATAAGAATATTTTTTGAAAATGACATCAGATTTCTAAAACAATTTTAA
- the rplT gene encoding 50S ribosomal protein L20 has product MPRSKNKVASHRKRKNILKLAKGYWGARKNVFTIAKNHVEKALTHAYRDRKLKKRTFRQLWIVRINAAARLNGTTYSKLIHAMDQKGIDVNRKVLASIAAENPGSFAELVKFSLN; this is encoded by the coding sequence ATGCCAAGATCAAAAAACAAAGTTGCGTCTCACAGAAAACGTAAGAATATATTAAAACTTGCCAAAGGCTATTGGGGTGCAAGGAAAAATGTATTTACGATTGCTAAAAATCATGTCGAAAAAGCTCTAACCCATGCTTACCGTGATCGTAAATTAAAGAAAAGAACTTTCAGACAGTTGTGGATTGTCAGGATAAATGCTGCTGCTCGCTTAAATGGAACTACTTATTCTAAATTGATTCATGCAATGGATCAAAAGGGAATTGACGTGAACCGTAAAGTGCTTGCAAGCATCGCTGCCGAAAATCCCGGCTCCTTTGCTGAATTAGTTAAGTTTTCTTTAAACTAA
- the rpmI gene encoding 50S ribosomal protein L35 codes for MPKMKSNSGAGKTFRKTASGKFKRKKAYKSHILSSKSTKRKRNLRQATLVSKAEEKRVERMLQ; via the coding sequence ATGCCAAAGATGAAGAGCAACAGTGGTGCAGGTAAAACATTTAGAAAAACTGCATCAGGAAAATTTAAAAGGAAAAAAGCTTACAAAAGCCACATCCTTTCTTCTAAATCAACTAAACGAAAAAGAAATCTTCGACAGGCTACTTTAGTATCTAAAGCTGAAGAGAAACGTGTCGAAAGAATGTTACAATAA
- a CDS encoding translation initiation factor IF-3: MNEEIRSPRVRVIDIDGSQLGIYTVRDALRLADERGSDLVEIAPQAVPPVCKIINYGKFRFEQQKRDKIQKKNQVVSLLKEIRLHPNTDVHDFDFKVKHAINFLEEGNKVKVVVIFKGREMAYQEKGKELLDRFIERTKEASKVEVEPKMEGRSMGLLLVPIGKIKSKKVQNKIG, translated from the coding sequence ATAAATGAGGAGATAAGATCTCCTCGTGTTCGGGTAATAGATATTGATGGATCGCAGCTCGGTATTTATACTGTTCGAGATGCGTTAAGATTAGCTGATGAAAGAGGTTCTGATTTAGTCGAGATTGCTCCTCAAGCTGTGCCGCCTGTTTGTAAAATAATAAATTATGGTAAGTTTAGGTTTGAGCAGCAAAAAAGAGATAAGATCCAGAAAAAAAATCAAGTGGTTTCACTGCTTAAAGAAATCAGGCTTCATCCAAATACTGATGTTCATGATTTTGACTTTAAAGTAAAACATGCAATTAATTTTCTTGAAGAAGGAAACAAAGTTAAAGTTGTTGTTATCTTTAAAGGTCGTGAAATGGCTTACCAGGAAAAAGGTAAGGAATTATTGGATCGCTTTATAGAAAGAACCAAAGAAGCTTCAAAAGTTGAAGTTGAACCTAAAATGGAAGGCAGGAGCATGGGATTGCTTCTTGTTCCAATTGGAAAGATTAAATCTAAAAAAGTTCAAAATAAAATAGGATAG